cctcttcactagccactttaggagcctctttacgagctttcttccgaggtcttggattgtcttcctcctcctcctcctcctcctccaacacaaccatctctttggctttcttcgatggagtcacaaccttaggttttgtatagaCCTTAGTatcagtgacttcccagcaatccatggtccacttccacggcctccgctcatacatgactttaatgatgttctccgcgggcaggtcctcaacatcagagtcccattttggccacatttcactaatgtccttctcaacaaagttgatcacgcgggtctgcagtaaatagaagaatcgagttagataagtcgtccagatccagacgacttattataagtcgtctgcgcagtcttttggattgaagtaaatacctgactcaagatagcagctttcattgatctgcggcctctgctgccctcgtaagccagtatcggtggagacggactgtctgctctgggaccaccaatactagcacccaattccggcatagctgtgtacgcccagacctgaagaacttgtataaacccatccacggtgtaacagccagtaATTTCTTTGTTCCCCAAAgcgtccatcagcaccttaaacgcgactctcccccatggataattctcaaaccgttctaaatccatcactagccttgccagagtagatcgtgtagcggttgaaaactttcacccttcaatgaatccagtgaagatggagaggtacgcgagccgcttgcgatcttccctggaccaatccccgcatctcttcagtgctgctattatctgatcagtagttggcccggcttccagatgaactcccagcatcccccagaaagaaaccatctcttgggtaacgtcacattttggtgtttcaaggtcctcgatgtactcgcagtttagaccagtgaggttttcaaactctaacagtgaaaacctcaaaggttctggaccaacgagagaccacatctcatacttcttcttaatgtccagcttgaaactgagcatgtagtgaaccagccttgaagcccaaccaaatccctgctccttgaacttgatgaaaactcccaaactcgactccttcaACTCTtaaaattcgtcatcagtaagagcttccctaagagcagtatgcaacttgctgttatccgtatgatacgaaatgctattgtgggcttctggctcttcccctgatgtgtataacctacgggggagttctggaatatccatcctttttgtctgcaaaataatcaaagacaacaatataagtccagacgacttagtagacgacttataattaagtcgtctggaaagtcgtccaactggacgactttccagatgacttaaatttaagtcgtctggaaagtcttccaaatggacgacttatatttaagtcatctactaagtcgtccagttggaagactttccagacgacttaaattacttacaagtcttccagtacaAAGCGGACCTGattagtcgcagaaggagttggagtactcgtcattgcggttatagatctgaaaaaataaacgtgaaacggtgagaatgagtaaattgatagagacaacgttttatgttcatcttttcctcgagattgatgacttaccggcgttagggtttacagagaaacggcgctaaggtttacagagaagaagcggcggcgctatggtttagaagaagcggcggcgctagtgtttagaggaagcggcggtgagaacgttggtgaccacggtggcgagggcgacggtttgttcagaaatagtggaagcggcggcgctagggtttagaggaatcggcggcgctagggtttagaggaatcggcggcgctagggttagaagaagctgcggcgacaacggtgagaatgaagtgagatagatagccgacgttgagaacgatggtttgttcggaaatcgtgggaattcgaaatcgcctttgagagagaactgttagggtttctgaatttcgcgaaaaatgaaacaaaaaaaataaaaatcaccttatatattgggtaaataatccggttagctttaaaagtacattggtaaactttaaggtttggtccggtttagacgacttattctggctgataatgtacaacagacgacttaatatttagtcgtctgttttcagacgacaaaatattaagtcgtcctagaccctaaaatgaacccctaaactaaaatgactagattaactaactaaccacgttataaaatcaaattatacttaaatagtgtttactatacacagaaatgaacacgcataagtaattttaaaaattttcaaaaacagttttaatgctttccaaaatctaaccctaagaacacatacaatactacaacatatgttgatgaaacataaactaaagaatatcatgactcactactttcacttgtctatgctgaaaacaactgaaatttgttatatcttaatttatacctcctaagacatatgttaattacataattcccatttttcacttatcaaaatattttttacaaaatttttaaattatgtttaagactaactgtccagacgactttcagttaagtcggctggacgacttattttcaagtcgtctaaacagacgactttcagttaagtcgtctggacgacttattttcaagtcgtctaaacagacgacttgcgaggggtagaaacgtaaaaaaaattccgtttttttgtttggtcacaaggggatagttgtaatttcaatagccttttaggttacttttgcctttgacccaagttggggtattgttttgggtttgactccaagttttgagtcacacttggcaattcttccttatttttttgttttcttttttaaatctatgttttaaatgttatcttttaatatgttttttaataaatcaattttatctttaaaaaaaatattagaaaccCTAATTAAGAAACTCCTATTGGACCGCTAAAAATGATAGTTTCTTAACAAcaatggatcaaagggataatTATGCTCTTAGCAATGATAGGCTAAACCGACATAGACTCTGACTAATTATGGGATCAGCGTTTCTTGGGAATGAGTTTTTCCGCAAGTTTATACTCGAATATCAGTAAACAAATGAGTGGAAGTTTAGTTAAGGCCAACATGACCGGAATAAGATCATTTGAATACAGCTAAATTTAATCTTAAGAATCTTATTTTACAATCAGATCCTAGAAGACTTGTTAATTGGAATTTGGATCAAAGAGCCCAGATTATTATATTTCCAGTTTCCAAGAAATTCTTGgaattttatttcattattttgttttaattctttTGGTAAATTTATGTGCTACTACCTTtaaacacacatatatacatacatttacccagttgattttttttttttaccgaaTAGTAATGGATATAAGAAGAGCAAGTCTTCTGGTACATGGAGGACTAACCATATTTACAAACTAATCCACCGGTTCTTGTCAAATCAGAGATCAATCTTAACGGGATATCTATGGATGCAATATTCCCAAGGATTCTTAACCGATGGCTCAACATCTCGAAGAGCCACCCAAACCGCGCTGTTACACTTAAACCCGCTTCCAAAGGCAATCTGCCAAACCCTGTTCCCTTTCCTCATTCTTCCTTTAGCTTCCGTATAAGCCAACTCATACCATATAGAGCTCGATGAAGTGTTACCAAATCTATGCAACGTCATTCTCGACGCTTCCACATGTTTCGGCAAAAGCCTTAAACTCTTCTCTAGCTCGTCGATCACGGCTCTACCTCCCGCGTGTATACAGAAATGATCAAACGCAAGCTTGAAATCCGGCATGTAaggcttcatcttcttcttagcATTAAACAGTTTATTCACAAGAAAAGTCGCAAAGAAGAGAATCTGCTCGCTCATGGGAAGAACGAGAGGACCCAAAGTGGTGATATTCGTCTTAAGAGCTTCTCCAGCTATAGCCATCAGGTCTTTAGACAAAGAAACACCTGTTTTCAAAGTCTCGTCTTGTTCTTGATACACGCAGTTGAACGCTTTCTCATCAGATCCTTTATGAGTCCTTACCGTGTGAACAAGCTTATACTTGGAACGTTTACGATCACAACTCTTGTTAGAGAGAAGAACCGCGGAGCCACCAATCCTAAACAAGCAGTTAGGTATCAACATGGCTTTCTTATTACCAaagtaccagttctgagttatGTTCTCCGTGCTAACCACAAGAGCGTAAGTGTTTCTATATAACTGTAACATGTCATTAGCTAGATCAACGGCGATGACACCAGCACTACATCCCATTCCTCCTAGGTTAAAGCTCTTCACGTTCTCTCTAAGCTTATACTTGTTCACAATCATGGCTGATAAAGAAGGTGTAGGGTTAAACAAACTACAGTTCACGACAAGAACACTTATCTCTTTAAGGTTGACTTTGGTGTTCTCGAAGAGACTGTCGAGTGCACCGAACACCACCAGCTCCGCTTCCTCACGCGCCGCGGCCATAGTGGGACGCGGAGGGACGTAGTGGATAGCCTCCGGTAGGTAAGTCTCGTCGCCGAGACCTGATCGTTTCAGGATCTTGCTCTGAAACTCGAGAGATGATTCGTTGAAAATGTTAGTCAATATAGAATGTTTCATGAATTTTTCGTAGGTAAATTGGAGACTCGACGGAGGGAGGTAGCAGGAGTAATCAACAAGGTAAACTGATCTTGGTCGGGACATGAAGAAGAGAGTGGTTCCGAGAACGAAGACGAGGAAGATGAATGCAAGGTGGTTTAGGCTTAACCGGGAGACGTTCATGACCAGAACCGTCAGCGAAGCGACAAATAAGAGCTTTAAAAAGTGAGTGATGAGGTAATGATAACATAGCTTGACGTTCTTACGGATCTGTACGTTGTCGTCCATGGGAGATTTTTACTAAAAAGGAATGTGAGATTATTGGTTATATTGGTGAGGATTCAAGATGAGTATATGTGCGTATATATATACACGACTGAAGAGAAGAAACCGTGAgggtttgtttttaattatcacTATTTTCTCCTGGTTATGTTGGGTGGAGTTTGATATAACTGAAAAACAGAGAGAAGTCGCCATTTGATGAATACGTGGAAGAATGTGGCATCATGTGCATGGGCTAAGAGCATATGCAATGGTGTGCTCCACCAATGAATCCTTagcattattttatttatatatatatattttttttttgaatagttaaggattgAAATCAAAAATGGTCGTCCAATGGTGTGTCTGAAGATGGAGTCCTtagcaataataaaaaaaaatttaaattgcaattgaaattttgttaattgcataactaaaaataaagatacaatgatgaaagaaaaagatacacaaattattaatcttcatcaccaaatttgttccaaatattttcgattAAATCATTCTTCAATCGTTCATGCATATGCCTATCACGAAGATCATTCCGATTGGGAAACAAATTATTCATATTTGTAGGCCTCTCGGTTTCGACCTCTGAACTTCTGGTGACgtctccttcttcaaattcTTCTGCATCGTACCGGATGTAACCATCTTGTTCAGTttcaactatcatattgtgtagtatgatacacgctctcataatcttccctatCTTTTCTTTGTCCAATGTACGAACCGGGTTTTTCACAatcgcaaatcgagcttgcaatactccaaaagcccgctccacatcttttcgggCTGC
The window above is part of the Brassica napus cultivar Da-Ae chromosome C3, Da-Ae, whole genome shotgun sequence genome. Proteins encoded here:
- the LOC106434458 gene encoding 3-ketoacyl-CoA synthase 17, translating into MDDNVQIRKNVKLCYHYLITHFLKLLFVASLTVLVMNVSRLSLNHLAFIFLVFVLGTTLFFMSRPRSVYLVDYSCYLPPSSLQFTYEKFMKHSILTNIFNESSLEFQSKILKRSGLGDETYLPEAIHYVPPRPTMAAAREEAELVVFGALDSLFENTKVNLKEISVLVVNCSLFNPTPSLSAMIVNKYKLRENVKSFNLGGMGCSAGVIAVDLANDMLQLYRNTYALVVSTENITQNWYFGNKKAMLIPNCLFRIGGSAVLLSNKSCDRKRSKYKLVHTVRTHKGSDEKAFNCVYQEQDETLKTGVSLSKDLMAIAGEALKTNITTLGPLVLPMSEQILFFATFLVNKLFNAKKKMKPYMPDFKLAFDHFCIHAGGRAVIDELEKSLRLLPKHVEASRMTLHRFGNTSSSSIWYELAYTEAKGRMRKGNRVWQIAFGSGFKCNSAVWVALRDVEPSVKNPWEYCIHRYPVKIDL